A portion of the Burkholderiales bacterium genome contains these proteins:
- a CDS encoding DUF488 family protein, with amino-acid sequence MKISIRRAYEEAGPGDGYRVLVDRVWPRGRTRADLALAEWAKELGPSTALRRWFGHDPRRWEAFRERYRKELAAAAQRARLRQVLDAAGKGPLTLVYGAKDEEHNQAVVLRDELLRMLTRR; translated from the coding sequence ATGAAGATCTCGATCAGGCGGGCGTACGAGGAAGCGGGCCCGGGCGACGGCTACCGGGTGCTGGTCGATCGCGTCTGGCCGAGGGGGCGCACGCGCGCGGACCTCGCGCTCGCGGAATGGGCGAAGGAACTCGGCCCGAGCACCGCGCTCCGCCGATGGTTCGGCCACGATCCGCGTCGCTGGGAGGCGTTTCGCGAGCGCTACCGGAAGGAACTCGCCGCCGCGGCGCAGCGCGCGCGGTTGCGGCAGGTGCTCGACGCCGCGGGCAAGGGACCGCTCACCCTGGTGTACGGCGCGAAGGACGAGGAGCACAACCAGGCGGTCGTCCTGCGCGATGAGCTCCTCCGCATGCTGACCCGCCGCTGA
- a CDS encoding NarK/NasA family nitrate transporter, with amino-acid sequence MAEASPSMHQGGAQHPRAHAVLFVSTLAFMVCFAVWMMFGVIGIPIRESLGLNNTEFGLLTSTPVLFGAAMRLPLGIWTDRFGGRIVMTALLLSAVAPVYLLSEVSAYWQFLAIGFLLGIVGAAFAVGTPYCARFFPKEKRGFAMGVFGAGTTGAALNLFVAPRLIEAYGWPMVPKVYAVALLVTAAVFWLGSAPDPGAGAGRAAPTLRQQFAVLKDWRVWKLCQYYSLAFGGFTALSLWMTQYYVQEYGLDVNAAATLAIAFSLPAGALRAAGGWMSDRYGAHGVTWWVLWVAWIALFLISYPPTQLSVKTIDGSATFHLAWAVLPFTLLLFVLGVVLAFGMASTFKYVSDEFADNLGVVSGIVGLAGGLGGFLLPILWGVVLDLTRIRSSCFMLLYGIVWVSLILIYYTEVRRYPLVKHEPSADERRALQGGAS; translated from the coding sequence ATGGCCGAAGCTTCGCCGTCCATGCATCAAGGCGGCGCGCAGCATCCGCGCGCCCACGCCGTCCTGTTCGTGAGCACGCTCGCGTTCATGGTCTGCTTCGCGGTCTGGATGATGTTCGGGGTGATCGGCATTCCGATCCGCGAGTCGCTCGGGCTCAACAACACCGAGTTCGGCCTGCTGACGTCGACGCCCGTGCTGTTCGGCGCGGCGATGCGCCTGCCGCTCGGCATCTGGACCGACCGCTTCGGCGGGCGGATCGTGATGACGGCGCTCCTGCTCTCGGCCGTGGCGCCGGTGTACCTGCTGAGCGAGGTCAGCGCGTACTGGCAGTTCCTCGCGATCGGGTTCCTGCTCGGCATCGTCGGCGCGGCGTTCGCGGTCGGCACGCCCTACTGCGCGCGCTTCTTCCCGAAGGAGAAGCGCGGCTTCGCGATGGGCGTTTTCGGAGCGGGGACGACCGGTGCGGCGCTGAACCTGTTCGTGGCGCCGCGCCTGATCGAGGCGTACGGCTGGCCGATGGTGCCGAAGGTCTACGCCGTCGCGCTCCTCGTCACCGCGGCGGTGTTCTGGCTCGGAAGCGCGCCCGACCCCGGCGCGGGCGCGGGCAGGGCCGCGCCCACGCTCCGCCAGCAGTTCGCGGTGCTCAAGGACTGGCGCGTCTGGAAGCTCTGCCAGTACTACTCGCTCGCCTTCGGCGGATTCACCGCGCTGTCGCTGTGGATGACGCAGTACTACGTCCAGGAGTACGGGCTCGACGTCAACGCCGCGGCGACCCTGGCGATCGCGTTCTCGCTCCCGGCCGGAGCGCTTCGCGCCGCGGGCGGCTGGATGTCCGACCGCTACGGCGCCCACGGCGTCACCTGGTGGGTGCTGTGGGTCGCGTGGATCGCGCTGTTCCTCATCTCGTATCCTCCGACCCAGCTGTCGGTGAAGACGATCGACGGTTCGGCGACGTTCCACCTCGCCTGGGCCGTGCTGCCGTTCACGCTGCTCCTCTTCGTGCTGGGCGTCGTGCTCGCGTTCGGCATGGCGTCGACCTTCAAGTACGTCAGCGACGAGTTCGCGGACAACCTCGGCGTCGTGAGCGGCATCGTGGGCCTCGCCGGCGGCCTCGGCGGATTCCTGCTGCCGATCCTGTGGGGCGTCGTGCTCGACCTCACGCGCATCCGCTCGAGCTGCTTCATGCTGCTCTACGGCATCGTGTGGGTGTCGCTGATCCTGATCTACTACACCGAGGTGCGCCGCTACCCGCTGGTGAAGCACGAGCCCTCGGCCGACGAGCGCCGCGCGCTGCAGGGCGGCGCGTCGTGA